The following proteins are encoded in a genomic region of Roseofilum casamattae BLCC-M143:
- the ispD gene encoding 2-C-methyl-D-erythritol 4-phosphate cytidylyltransferase: MHLLIPAAGMGKRMGSDRNKLLLTVLGDPLIAWTLRAAESSEQVEWIGIMGQPTDFPAFEQILHDLALQTPVQLIVGGETRQESVYNGLQALPEGAERVLVHDGARCLATAELFDRCATALEQCPGLIAAIPVKDTIKVVDANRVIQDTPNRANLWAAQTPQGFEVAKIKACHDKGRQLGWEVTDDAALFEKCQLPVTIVPGEETNIKVTTPIDLAIAELILRQRQTSGDRN, from the coding sequence ATGCATTTATTAATTCCAGCAGCGGGAATGGGGAAGCGCATGGGGAGCGATCGCAATAAGCTCCTGCTAACGGTGTTGGGCGATCCGCTAATTGCCTGGACCCTGCGCGCTGCCGAGAGTTCGGAGCAGGTGGAGTGGATCGGAATTATGGGACAGCCGACGGATTTTCCGGCATTCGAGCAGATTTTGCACGATCTCGCGTTGCAAACGCCAGTACAGTTAATTGTCGGTGGAGAAACGCGGCAAGAATCGGTTTACAATGGCTTGCAAGCGCTGCCGGAGGGAGCCGAACGGGTATTAGTTCACGATGGAGCGCGCTGTTTGGCGACGGCTGAACTGTTTGACCGCTGTGCCACGGCCCTCGAACAGTGTCCGGGACTTATTGCCGCTATTCCAGTGAAGGATACAATTAAGGTGGTCGATGCCAATCGAGTTATTCAGGATACGCCCAACCGCGCCAATCTTTGGGCGGCGCAAACCCCCCAGGGATTTGAGGTGGCGAAAATTAAAGCCTGTCACGACAAAGGGCGGCAGTTGGGATGGGAAGTAACCGATGATGCGGCTCTGTTCGAGAAATGTCAGCTACCGGTGACCATCGTACCGGGAGAAGAAACCAATATTAAGGTAACCACTCCCATCGATTTGGCGATCGCCGAGCTAATTTTGCGCCAGCGCCAGACATCAGGCGATCGCAATTAG
- a CDS encoding calcium-binding protein produces the protein MTTLPDFSFFPTRLLAAEFDDLIFLSDTGFGDSLLSYPGGLWALNGNDTISGSALSEVILGNANNDVLRGGFGSDRLLGGQHDDLLFGEGDGDLLRGDLGNDRLFGEAGNDTLRGGAGNDLLNGNIGHDFLMGDLGTDSLVGEVGFDTFVLRTDDASPGPSLVDRILDWNPNEDLIGLTENVTFFNLHFDTTQNVAGGGANDTLITIGFNGPSLGILVDYTLGLGPANFISLTPADEQIGTNIFFPPIP, from the coding sequence ATGACTACTCTCCCGGATTTTTCGTTTTTTCCGACTCGATTATTGGCTGCCGAGTTTGACGATCTCATCTTCCTGAGCGATACAGGCTTTGGAGATTCGTTACTCAGTTATCCTGGAGGATTATGGGCGTTAAATGGGAATGATACAATTTCCGGATCGGCATTGAGCGAAGTCATTTTAGGCAATGCAAATAATGACGTACTGCGGGGAGGATTTGGCAGCGATCGCTTGTTGGGAGGTCAGCATGATGACCTACTCTTCGGCGAAGGAGATGGAGACTTGTTGCGGGGAGATTTGGGTAACGATCGACTCTTTGGTGAAGCTGGGAACGATACCTTACGCGGGGGAGCTGGAAACGATCTGCTCAATGGAAATATCGGTCACGATTTCCTCATGGGAGATTTAGGGACGGATAGTTTGGTTGGAGAAGTTGGTTTTGATACATTTGTTTTGCGCACGGATGATGCCAGTCCGGGGCCGAGTTTAGTCGATCGCATTCTCGACTGGAACCCGAATGAAGATTTAATTGGGTTAACTGAGAACGTAACCTTTTTTAATCTCCATTTTGATACGACGCAAAATGTAGCTGGAGGAGGCGCCAACGATACGTTAATTACCATTGGTTTTAACGGCCCGAGTTTGGGAATTTTAGTAGACTATACCTTGGGTTTGGGCCCGGCGAATTTTATTTCCCTCACTCCAGCAGACGAGCAGATCGGGACGAATATCTTTTTTCCTCCGATCCCTTAG
- a CDS encoding SpoIIE family protein phosphatase → MVLIVPFVVQIFAVVGLTGYWSFRNGQEAVDELATQLRSEITSRIVEHLNTYLEQPHLINRINSNDLELEKISLKDTNALERHFWQQIQLFPEASYIYVAEGSTLLVGAEYVPNGLPNIGYWSVENIDRSYDTYGTNNKGDRAELLSSFPNYSMVDRPWYLAGKKAGKQVWGEIYVWLYPYANLALPALSPYYNQDGDLEAIFGVDLSLLTISNFLSTLEIGQTGETFIVERNGLLVASSTKNLPFIETKDDPKRLLATESDNLLIKHTAIFLFDEFTQLDRIDRPTQLRFKHEGQWQLVQVTPYGDEYGLDWLIVAIVPEADFMAKINENTRTTILLCITALAVATVIGSITSRWIVQAIFNLNEAAKKLSSGQWQQTVDINRSDELGELARSFNSMAEQLRSSFQTLEEQKEDLAQKNEELQQLDRIKNEFLANTSHELRTPLNGIIGIAESLIDGVTGKLSLATQSNLFTIVSSGRRLSNLVNDILDFSKLQHKTISLQLKPVDLRAIAELVLILCKPLIGDKKIELVNDIPFEFPAAYADEDRLQQILYNLLGNAIKFTASGTVRIAAEQFYRPGNSSELSISIYDTGIGIPPDKFDRIFDSFEQAESSTDREYGGTGLGLAITKQLVELHGGTISVTSQVNHGSIFTFTLPIAEANVENNNATNVSTLAFRHVPAIAEAEILNIPSDNLIDDPTKIKILIVDDEPVNRQVLVNHLSLQDYLIYQASTGQEALDLIQDGLKLDLILLDVMMPKMTGYEVTQHLRTQFNSTELPIVLLTAKTQIQDIVTGLNLGANDYLTKPIAKDELLARLRTQLNIKSLKAENLYLNAEIDIIRRMQEMVLPPASELESISSLDIAGFMEPAEDVGGDYYDILANGDRLKIGIGDVTSHGLESCLIMIMAQTAIRTLQESEQTDPVEFLSIVNRTLYRNIERMNSDKSMTLALLDYSHGRLCVSGQHEETIVVRHDGKIERIDTMDLGLPVGLELEITQFIAYHEIELNPGDVVVLYTDGIPEAPNSQRVRYGIDRIAEVTCANRHLSAREICQAVLQDVREHIGQYKVFDDMAFVALKQN, encoded by the coding sequence ATGGTATTAATTGTTCCTTTTGTAGTCCAAATTTTTGCGGTAGTTGGACTGACTGGATATTGGTCATTTCGGAACGGACAGGAGGCTGTTGATGAGTTAGCTACGCAGTTACGCAGTGAAATTACCAGCCGCATTGTCGAACATCTCAATACTTATTTAGAACAGCCTCATTTAATTAATCGGATTAATAGCAACGATCTCGAGTTAGAGAAAATTTCCCTAAAAGATACCAATGCTTTAGAGCGCCATTTTTGGCAGCAAATTCAGTTATTTCCAGAGGCTTCATATATCTATGTGGCAGAAGGAAGTACTCTTCTAGTGGGTGCAGAATACGTCCCCAATGGACTGCCTAATATTGGCTATTGGTCTGTGGAGAATATCGATCGCAGCTATGATACTTATGGGACAAATAATAAGGGCGATCGCGCAGAGTTGTTGTCGTCATTTCCAAATTATAGTATGGTCGATCGTCCGTGGTATCTGGCAGGAAAAAAAGCGGGAAAACAAGTGTGGGGAGAGATTTATGTTTGGCTTTATCCTTATGCCAATTTAGCGTTACCCGCTCTGTCTCCTTACTATAACCAAGACGGCGATCTCGAAGCAATTTTTGGCGTCGATCTCTCCTTGCTAACGATCTCCAATTTTCTCAGTACTCTAGAAATTGGTCAAACTGGCGAAACGTTTATCGTGGAACGCAATGGTTTATTAGTTGCCTCGTCCACAAAGAATCTGCCATTTATAGAAACTAAAGACGATCCCAAACGCTTGCTCGCCACTGAAAGCGATAATTTATTAATTAAACATACAGCCATTTTTTTGTTCGATGAATTTACACAGCTCGATCGCATCGATCGCCCGACGCAGTTGCGATTTAAGCATGAGGGACAATGGCAACTAGTCCAAGTGACTCCCTATGGAGATGAATACGGTTTGGATTGGTTAATTGTTGCGATCGTTCCGGAAGCCGATTTCATGGCTAAAATTAATGAAAATACTCGCACCACAATTCTGCTCTGTATTACTGCATTAGCCGTGGCAACAGTTATCGGTAGTATTACCTCGCGATGGATCGTGCAAGCCATTTTTAATTTAAACGAAGCAGCGAAAAAACTATCGAGCGGACAGTGGCAACAAACGGTTGATATTAATCGCTCGGACGAGCTGGGAGAACTGGCGCGATCGTTTAATTCCATGGCAGAACAACTGAGGTCTTCGTTTCAAACTTTGGAAGAACAAAAAGAAGACTTAGCTCAAAAAAATGAAGAGCTACAGCAACTCGACCGAATTAAAAACGAATTTTTGGCCAATACTTCTCACGAGTTGAGGACGCCTCTAAATGGGATTATTGGAATTGCCGAATCGTTGATTGATGGCGTGACTGGTAAGTTATCCTTAGCCACTCAATCTAACTTATTTACGATTGTCTCTAGCGGGCGACGCTTGTCGAATTTAGTGAATGATATTCTCGATTTCTCGAAGCTGCAACACAAGACCATTTCTCTGCAACTCAAGCCAGTAGACTTGCGGGCGATCGCGGAATTAGTATTGATTTTATGCAAACCGTTAATCGGCGACAAGAAAATTGAATTGGTTAATGATATACCGTTTGAATTTCCTGCCGCGTATGCCGATGAAGACCGCTTGCAGCAAATCTTATATAATTTACTGGGAAATGCGATTAAATTCACTGCATCTGGAACGGTAAGAATTGCGGCCGAACAATTTTATCGGCCGGGGAATAGCTCGGAATTATCAATCTCGATTTACGATACCGGAATTGGAATTCCACCAGATAAATTCGATCGCATTTTCGATTCCTTTGAACAAGCTGAAAGTTCTACCGATCGCGAGTATGGTGGAACCGGTTTGGGATTAGCAATTACAAAACAATTAGTGGAACTCCATGGCGGAACCATTAGCGTTACCTCTCAGGTGAATCATGGTTCAATTTTTACCTTTACGTTGCCGATTGCGGAAGCTAATGTAGAGAATAATAACGCAACTAATGTCTCGACTCTTGCATTTCGTCACGTACCGGCGATCGCCGAAGCAGAAATTCTCAATATTCCCTCAGACAATCTCATTGACGATCCGACAAAAATTAAAATTTTAATTGTTGATGACGAACCGGTAAATCGGCAAGTATTAGTCAATCATCTTTCCTTGCAAGATTATTTAATTTACCAAGCTAGTACGGGGCAAGAAGCCTTGGATTTAATTCAAGATGGCTTAAAACTAGATTTGATTCTCTTGGATGTGATGATGCCAAAAATGACTGGCTATGAGGTGACGCAACACTTGCGTACTCAGTTTAATTCCACCGAACTTCCCATTGTTTTATTAACAGCAAAAACTCAAATTCAGGATATCGTCACGGGTTTGAATTTGGGAGCCAATGATTATTTAACGAAACCGATCGCAAAAGATGAGTTATTAGCTCGGTTGCGCACTCAGTTGAACATTAAATCTCTCAAAGCAGAAAACTTATACTTAAATGCAGAAATTGATATCATTCGCCGAATGCAAGAGATGGTTTTACCTCCTGCTTCCGAGTTAGAATCTATCTCATCTTTAGATATTGCCGGATTTATGGAACCTGCGGAAGATGTGGGGGGAGATTATTACGATATTCTCGCGAACGGAGACCGTCTGAAAATTGGCATCGGCGATGTTACCAGTCACGGTCTCGAAAGCTGTCTGATTATGATTATGGCACAAACGGCAATTCGCACCTTGCAAGAGAGCGAACAAACCGATCCGGTAGAGTTTCTTTCCATTGTTAATCGTACTCTCTATCGCAATATCGAACGGATGAATTCAGATAAGAGCATGACTCTTGCTCTGTTGGATTATAGTCATGGAAGATTGTGCGTTAGCGGTCAGCATGAGGAAACAATTGTGGTTCGTCATGATGGCAAGATCGAGCGGATAGATACTATGGACCTCGGACTACCCGTGGGGTTAGAACTGGAGATTACCCAGTTTATTGCCTACCATGAGATCGAACTCAATCCTGGAGATGTGGTTGTGCTCTATACCGATGGTATTCCAGAAGCGCCAAACAGCCAGAGAGTTAGATATGGAATCGATCGCATTGCTGAAGTCACCTGTGCCAATCGTCATTTATCTGCTCGAGAAATTTGTCAAGCCGTTCTTCAGGATGTGCGCGAACATATCGGTCAGTATAAAGTGTTTGATGATATGGCGTTTGTTGCACTCAAGCAAAATTGA
- a CDS encoding serine/threonine-protein kinase: MTSKQPETSHMERLLNQRYQFIKTLGSNQLGQTHLVGDTHQPGHPRCVVKQFKLPGNNPKTLEFSLILLNKKADTLKGVGSHPQIPQILDSFEESQSFYLVEEFIVGSSLQEEMESTLPWSEERAIAILTEVLEVLAFVHSRGLIHRSIKPSNLIRRKSDNLIVLTGFGIFKEIGTQVMKSQMQLLKAQSNGAGVYVSPEQDQGQAHFNSDLYSLGMIAIQLLTGQSLLELSTLRGKQSADWHDGVKADSQLIDLLDKMIATDTKQRYQLASSVLEDLRNIKSGKPPSSGPSSLVRSEPAKLVPQMAVPSSSGESLPMSPPPPPPPTSTSTKEPANRRYLVPLTVALGSLVLIGVALGSSYLSLPGLGGRGLKQAETHVAEGNPEQALRVYGETIAKQPKNGRAYYNRAMLYQDLGNLEAALADLTQAIALETEANQAYYQRGNVRFKLGDRQGARSDYTQVIEADPTFVEAYVNRGSVLSDLGDDKGAILDYTEALKIDPTLSAAYLNRCLSWSNVGDQDRAIADCTQAINLEPTDGFAYQNRGLARRKQKDVQGALEDYNIAIRLDPQDGVPYHNRGLTRLDLGDLDGAIADFGLAIERKPDFALAYYDRGLAYQQKGQTEKAIADFKQTSELCLTMGRVGCYEDAQYQLGRLRSSGILDEAVSEEQSG; encoded by the coding sequence ATGACCTCCAAACAACCAGAAACCTCCCACATGGAACGGCTGCTTAACCAACGATATCAATTTATTAAAACCCTCGGCTCCAATCAACTCGGTCAAACCCATCTAGTTGGAGATACTCATCAGCCCGGTCACCCTCGGTGTGTTGTTAAGCAATTTAAACTTCCTGGCAATAATCCGAAAACTTTGGAATTTAGCTTAATTTTACTGAATAAGAAGGCTGATACCTTGAAAGGTGTTGGCTCTCACCCGCAAATTCCGCAGATTTTAGATTCGTTTGAGGAAAGTCAAAGCTTTTATCTAGTAGAAGAATTTATTGTTGGCTCTTCCTTACAAGAAGAAATGGAGTCTACTCTTCCTTGGTCGGAGGAGCGGGCGATCGCCATACTGACCGAAGTGCTGGAAGTGCTCGCCTTCGTACACAGTCGCGGTCTCATCCATCGTTCGATTAAGCCATCTAATTTGATCCGGCGCAAATCTGACAATCTGATTGTCCTCACTGGCTTTGGAATCTTTAAAGAAATTGGCACTCAGGTGATGAAGTCCCAAATGCAATTGCTGAAGGCGCAAAGTAATGGGGCTGGAGTTTATGTCTCTCCGGAACAAGACCAAGGACAGGCTCATTTCAATAGCGATCTGTATTCATTGGGCATGATTGCGATTCAGTTGTTGACGGGGCAAAGCTTGCTCGAGTTATCCACATTGCGGGGCAAGCAGTCTGCAGACTGGCACGATGGCGTTAAGGCTGACAGTCAACTGATCGATCTGCTCGATAAAATGATTGCCACCGATACGAAACAGCGCTATCAATTAGCCAGCAGCGTCCTCGAAGATTTGCGCAATATTAAGTCAGGTAAACCGCCAAGTTCCGGCCCTAGCTCCCTAGTTCGGTCGGAACCCGCAAAATTAGTCCCGCAAATGGCTGTTCCTTCCTCATCTGGAGAATCTCTACCTATGTCTCCTCCACCGCCCCCTCCTCCAACGTCTACCTCTACAAAGGAGCCAGCCAATCGCCGCTATTTAGTGCCGTTAACGGTGGCTTTGGGCAGTTTGGTCTTGATTGGGGTGGCCTTAGGCTCGAGTTATTTATCTCTACCTGGGTTAGGAGGGCGAGGACTCAAGCAAGCGGAAACCCATGTCGCAGAAGGAAATCCGGAGCAAGCTTTGCGAGTGTATGGAGAAACGATCGCAAAGCAGCCTAAAAACGGTCGGGCTTATTATAATCGCGCTATGTTGTACCAAGATTTGGGCAATCTCGAGGCGGCCTTGGCAGATTTAACCCAAGCCATTGCTCTGGAAACTGAGGCAAACCAAGCTTACTATCAACGGGGCAATGTTCGCTTTAAGTTGGGCGATCGCCAGGGAGCGCGATCGGACTATACTCAAGTTATTGAAGCCGATCCTACCTTTGTGGAAGCTTATGTCAATCGCGGTAGCGTTCTCTCGGATTTGGGAGATGATAAAGGGGCGATATTAGACTATACGGAAGCTCTGAAAATCGATCCTACCTTGAGCGCGGCCTATCTCAATCGCTGTTTATCTTGGTCGAATGTGGGAGATCAAGACCGAGCGATCGCCGATTGCACCCAAGCGATTAATTTGGAACCAACGGACGGTTTTGCTTATCAAAATCGCGGTTTGGCCCGGCGGAAGCAAAAGGACGTGCAAGGCGCTCTCGAGGATTATAATATTGCCATTCGTCTCGATCCGCAGGATGGAGTTCCGTATCATAATCGGGGGTTAACCCGGTTGGATTTAGGAGATCTCGATGGCGCGATCGCTGATTTTGGGTTGGCGATCGAGCGCAAACCGGATTTTGCGCTAGCCTATTACGACCGAGGTTTAGCTTATCAACAGAAAGGGCAAACGGAAAAGGCGATCGCTGATTTTAAACAAACTTCCGAACTCTGTTTGACCATGGGACGAGTCGGGTGTTATGAAGATGCTCAATATCAATTAGGTCGCTTGCGATCGTCAGGCATACTGGATGAGGCAGTATCTGAGGAGCAGTCGGGATAA
- the gvpA gene encoding gas vesicle structural protein GvpA: protein MAVEKVNSSSSLGEVIDRILDKGIVIDAWVRVSLVGIELLAIEARVVIASVETYLKYAEAVGLTTQAAVPAV, encoded by the coding sequence ATGGCTGTTGAAAAAGTAAACTCTTCATCAAGTCTCGGAGAAGTCATCGATCGCATTCTTGACAAAGGCATTGTCATTGATGCTTGGGTTCGAGTTTCTCTGGTGGGAATCGAGCTACTGGCGATTGAAGCTCGCGTGGTTATTGCCTCCGTCGAGACCTACCTCAAATATGCTGAAGCAGTTGGTCTGACCACTCAAGCTGCCGTTCCAGCCGTATAA
- a CDS encoding OmpH family outer membrane protein, producing MALIDQWRSQRHQRQLDDRNRRVAVQTHIQRLNTQRQLETQQLQANLHQFRNDLARSEADRSLEAQERQSKLQATIVQWQQYTQTSLQQARSHRQEQHQALQHELQEYIEDLRLQIASYFQYLEELRQQRQEDIEERKANFATFQVEAQEHLQHCSRDRQSRARAEQLERHNHRMNLYRSVWGDGELPELPAPTPAPEPIAVKPTPSTPQTTSAPLPPSDTETINFSSTEEEQVYTFLQKSPDSRLSAIEGALGINRIQAVDTLRSLIKRGLVTQRDRLYSVI from the coding sequence ATGGCTCTGATAGACCAGTGGCGATCGCAAAGACACCAGCGGCAACTCGACGATCGCAACCGCCGAGTTGCAGTCCAAACCCACATTCAACGCTTAAATACTCAACGGCAGTTAGAGACTCAGCAGCTCCAGGCAAATTTACACCAATTTCGCAACGACCTAGCCCGCTCGGAAGCCGATCGCTCTCTGGAGGCACAAGAGCGACAATCCAAGCTCCAAGCCACCATCGTTCAGTGGCAACAATACACCCAAACATCTCTCCAACAGGCTCGCAGCCATCGCCAAGAGCAACATCAAGCCTTACAACACGAACTCCAAGAATATATTGAAGACCTGCGGCTGCAAATTGCCAGCTATTTTCAATACCTCGAAGAACTGCGCCAACAGCGCCAGGAAGACATTGAAGAGCGCAAAGCCAATTTCGCGACCTTCCAAGTTGAAGCGCAAGAGCACCTACAGCATTGCAGTCGCGATCGCCAGAGCAGGGCAAGAGCGGAACAATTAGAACGGCATAACCACCGAATGAACTTGTATCGATCGGTCTGGGGAGATGGAGAACTCCCAGAATTGCCTGCCCCGACTCCAGCGCCAGAACCAATAGCCGTAAAACCAACCCCTTCAACTCCCCAGACCACCTCCGCTCCCCTACCTCCATCGGATACAGAAACCATAAATTTTAGTTCCACCGAAGAAGAACAAGTTTATACATTCCTCCAAAAGTCCCCGGACTCCCGGTTAAGTGCCATTGAAGGAGCGCTAGGGATTAACCGCATCCAAGCCGTCGATACCCTCCGCTCGTTAATTAAGCGCGGTCTGGTCACTCAGCGCGATCGCCTCTACTCCGTCATCTAA
- the gvpN gene encoding gas vesicle protein GvpN translates to MPTLLNARSKGFVNTPTLERLTARALRYLQSGFAVHLRGPAGTGKTTLALHLADLLSRPIMLIFGDDELKTSDLIGNQAGYTRKKIVDNYIHSVVKLEDELRKNWVDSRLTLAAKEGFTLVYDEFNRSRPEVNNVLLSTLEEKLLVLPPNNSRSEYIRVHPQFRAIFTSNPEEYCGVHATQDALLDRLVTLNMPDPEAQTQVAILVEKIGVTPEEASTIVNLVVEFQQTTEMPKTMGLRSGLMIAKICHEHQIAIALEQTTFREVCEDILLSRTDLSLASAHLALQKIFQGSRKQPTTTQPAVPSAPTSGASGSTLERVYSFLYQTQGAKLAEIETTIGLNRIETVNILRSLMEQGKIRLNEQRQYIPQ, encoded by the coding sequence ATGCCCACCCTACTCAATGCCCGTTCTAAAGGGTTCGTCAATACCCCAACCCTAGAACGACTGACTGCCCGGGCCTTGCGATATCTCCAATCCGGCTTTGCCGTCCACCTGCGCGGCCCCGCCGGAACCGGCAAAACCACCCTCGCCCTACATTTAGCCGACCTCCTCAGTCGCCCCATCATGCTCATCTTCGGCGACGACGAACTGAAAACCTCCGATCTCATCGGCAACCAAGCCGGGTATACTCGCAAAAAAATTGTCGATAACTACATCCACAGCGTCGTCAAACTCGAAGACGAACTGCGGAAAAATTGGGTAGACTCTCGCCTCACCCTCGCTGCCAAAGAAGGCTTTACCCTAGTTTACGACGAATTCAATCGCTCTCGACCCGAAGTCAACAACGTCCTCCTCTCCACCCTCGAAGAAAAACTACTCGTCCTTCCTCCCAACAACAGCCGCAGCGAATACATCCGCGTCCATCCCCAATTTCGGGCCATTTTCACCTCTAACCCCGAAGAATATTGCGGCGTCCATGCCACCCAAGACGCCCTCCTCGACCGGTTGGTGACCTTAAATATGCCCGACCCCGAAGCCCAGACCCAAGTGGCTATTTTAGTGGAAAAAATCGGCGTTACTCCCGAAGAAGCTTCGACTATCGTCAATCTGGTCGTCGAGTTTCAGCAAACTACGGAAATGCCCAAAACCATGGGATTGCGATCGGGGTTAATGATTGCCAAAATTTGTCACGAACACCAAATTGCGATCGCTCTCGAACAGACAACCTTTCGCGAAGTTTGCGAAGATATCTTACTCTCGCGTACCGATCTCTCCCTCGCCTCTGCCCATCTCGCCTTGCAGAAAATTTTCCAGGGTTCCCGGAAGCAACCAACAACAACTCAACCCGCAGTCCCATCTGCACCCACCTCGGGCGCTTCTGGCTCAACTTTAGAGCGAGTTTATTCCTTCCTCTATCAAACCCAAGGCGCCAAACTTGCAGAAATTGAAACAACGATAGGTTTAAATCGGATCGAAACGGTCAATATTTTACGCAGCCTGATGGAACAAGGCAAAATTCGCCTGAACGAACAGCGCCAGTATATTCCGCAATAA
- a CDS encoding gas vesicle protein, which translates to MAPNPRPITSPQSSTLADVLERVLDKGVVIAGDISVSVGSTELLNVRIRLLISSVDKAKEIGINWWESDPYLSSNHKQLQETNQRLLERIEHLETQLKTLQGSAEIEEPSPSE; encoded by the coding sequence ATGGCTCCTAACCCCCGTCCCATTACCTCACCCCAAAGTTCGACCCTTGCCGATGTTCTCGAGCGAGTGTTAGACAAAGGAGTCGTCATTGCCGGCGATATCTCCGTATCGGTGGGATCGACTGAGTTACTGAACGTGCGCATTCGCTTGCTCATTTCCTCAGTCGATAAAGCCAAAGAAATTGGGATTAACTGGTGGGAGAGCGATCCTTACTTGAGCAGTAACCACAAGCAACTGCAAGAAACGAACCAGCGCCTGCTCGAGCGCATCGAGCACTTGGAAACCCAACTAAAAACTTTACAAGGGTCGGCAGAAATTGAAGAGCCGAGTCCTTCGGAGTAA